A single window of Acidobacteriota bacterium DNA harbors:
- a CDS encoding efflux RND transporter periplasmic adaptor subunit encodes MAASLDELKIDRSRGGRSWVGRIVSLVLLLVVMGAGAAAGWRWWEEARIPVVSTAAVRRTVAADGQPTVLNASGYVTARLQSTVSSKVTGRIVEVLVEEGMAVAEGQVLARLDDTTERSYLALAEAQLGAARGALAELEVRYEEARLDLDRQRRLLEQRLIGQADLDAAQAEVDFLRARIGNQREQVVVAEREIDVRRTALEDTVIRAPFSGVAISKDAQPGEMISPVSAGGGFTRTGVCTIVDMSSLEIEVDVNESYINRVSPEQRVVATLDAYPDWEIPASVITTIPAADRQRATVLVRIAFDELGDPRILPDMGINVAFLEAGPPPEVAVTDAPPRLWVPAEALRNDGGTQVVFVTRGDTVERRAVATGLEDGGDVEVLAGVAAGERVVTEGPAELADGDRVAAD; translated from the coding sequence ATGGCAGCGTCACTCGACGAACTGAAGATCGACCGGTCGCGGGGCGGCCGATCCTGGGTGGGCCGAATCGTCTCGCTGGTGCTGCTTCTCGTCGTCATGGGGGCCGGCGCCGCCGCGGGCTGGCGCTGGTGGGAAGAGGCCCGGATTCCCGTCGTGAGCACGGCGGCGGTGCGCCGGACCGTGGCCGCCGACGGCCAGCCGACGGTGCTGAACGCTTCCGGCTACGTGACCGCGCGCCTGCAGTCGACCGTCTCGTCCAAGGTCACCGGGCGCATCGTCGAAGTACTCGTCGAGGAGGGGATGGCCGTCGCCGAGGGGCAGGTCCTGGCCCGGCTCGACGACACCACGGAGCGGTCCTACCTCGCGCTGGCCGAGGCGCAGCTCGGCGCGGCGCGGGGTGCGCTGGCCGAGCTGGAGGTGCGGTACGAAGAGGCGCGGCTCGACCTCGACCGCCAGCGCCGTCTTCTGGAACAGCGCCTGATCGGGCAGGCCGACCTCGACGCGGCGCAGGCCGAGGTCGACTTTCTCCGGGCGCGCATCGGCAACCAGCGCGAGCAGGTCGTGGTCGCCGAGCGCGAGATCGACGTGCGGCGGACGGCGCTGGAGGACACCGTCATCCGGGCGCCCTTCAGCGGCGTCGCCATCTCCAAGGACGCCCAGCCGGGCGAGATGATCTCGCCGGTGAGCGCAGGCGGCGGCTTCACGCGCACCGGCGTCTGCACCATCGTCGACATGTCGTCTCTGGAGATCGAGGTCGACGTCAACGAGAGCTACATCAACCGCGTCTCTCCGGAACAGCGCGTGGTGGCCACCCTCGACGCCTACCCCGATTGGGAGATCCCGGCCAGTGTCATCACGACGATTCCCGCCGCCGACCGCCAGCGCGCGACGGTCCTGGTGCGGATCGCGTTCGACGAGCTGGGCGATCCCCGGATCCTGCCGGACATGGGCATCAACGTGGCGTTTCTCGAGGCCGGGCCGCCGCCGGAGGTGGCCGTCACCGATGCCCCGCCGCGATTGTGGGTACCGGCGGAGGCGCTGCGCAACGACGGGGGGACGCAGGTGGTCTTCGTCACCCGCGGGGACACGGTCGAGCGGCGCGCCGTCGCCACCGGCCTCGAGGACGGCGGCGACGTCGAGGTGCTGGCCGGGGTCGCGGCCGGCGAGCGGGTGGTGACCGAGGGGCCGGCGGAGCTCGCCGACGGCGACCGCGTGGCCGCCGACTGA
- a CDS encoding porin family protein has translation MISRGAGGAPDATSLPPRIFAARSTRSGPTGRRVEALRRGLLVAACSLALPPAGMAQTAVEPRPRLEISGGLSSIDGDAVVDGHGAGWMFGAGWRATARLAMVMEAGSNRLRGDTDLLHLTADFHQLMAGARFTFGGGRLRPFAQALFGGSRIDYAASASYPFDTLGVFDETRWAWQIGGGGDIPLTSTYSRRLLLRLGVDFRRVRTFAPLGQARLHAALAYGFLHR, from the coding sequence ATGATCTCCCGGGGCGCCGGCGGCGCCCCGGACGCCACGTCGCTTCCGCCTCGGATCTTCGCCGCCCGGTCGACGCGGAGCGGCCCGACGGGGCGGCGCGTAGAAGCCCTCCGGCGCGGGTTGCTCGTGGCGGCGTGCAGCCTGGCGCTGCCGCCCGCGGGCATGGCGCAGACCGCCGTGGAGCCTCGGCCCCGGCTCGAGATTTCCGGCGGTCTCAGCTCCATCGACGGGGATGCGGTCGTCGACGGCCACGGCGCGGGCTGGATGTTCGGCGCCGGCTGGCGCGCGACGGCGCGGCTGGCGATGGTCATGGAAGCGGGCAGCAACCGCCTCCGGGGAGACACGGACCTGCTGCACCTCACCGCCGACTTCCACCAGCTCATGGCGGGCGCACGCTTCACCTTCGGCGGCGGACGCCTGCGGCCGTTCGCGCAGGCGCTCTTCGGCGGGTCGCGCATCGACTACGCGGCGTCCGCGAGCTACCCCTTCGACACCCTCGGCGTGTTCGACGAGACCCGCTGGGCCTGGCAGATCGGGGGCGGCGGCGACATCCCCCTGACGTCGACCTACTCGCGCCGGCTCCTGCTGCGTCTCGGCGTGGACTTCCGCCGCGTGCGGACGTTCGCGCCTCTCGGCCAGGCTCGCCTGCACGCCGCTCTCGCGTACGGGTTCCTGCACCGCTAG